Proteins co-encoded in one Opitutus terrae PB90-1 genomic window:
- a CDS encoding SDR family oxidoreductase yields the protein MNNPRPSAKSAGENKPLVLITGASQGIGEAIAQVFARELPGVRLALVARSEAKLAGVAQACGGAGAEADVFGCDVTDAGSVARMAEVVTQRFGLPDVLINNAGGFVPKKFAQTTVEDFDAMVAVNLRSAFLVTHAFLPALLKRGSGDVFFMSSIAGLAAYPASAAYTAAKFGVTGLAKALRAETRDAGLRVCCVHPGATWSPSWSGSGVAPERIMPTEDVAQAFYDVYRMSRRTVVEEIVLRPRLGDI from the coding sequence ATGAATAATCCGCGCCCATCCGCGAAATCCGCGGGAGAAAACAAGCCGCTCGTTCTCATCACCGGCGCGTCGCAGGGAATTGGGGAGGCGATTGCACAGGTGTTTGCCCGCGAACTGCCGGGCGTCCGGCTCGCTCTGGTCGCGCGCAGCGAGGCGAAGCTGGCAGGCGTGGCGCAGGCGTGCGGGGGAGCCGGAGCCGAGGCGGACGTGTTCGGCTGTGACGTGACGGACGCAGGCTCGGTCGCGCGGATGGCGGAGGTGGTGACGCAGCGGTTCGGCCTGCCCGACGTGTTGATCAACAACGCGGGCGGATTCGTGCCGAAGAAGTTCGCGCAGACGACGGTGGAGGATTTCGACGCGATGGTGGCGGTGAACCTGCGCAGCGCATTTCTCGTTACGCACGCGTTCCTGCCGGCGCTGCTGAAACGCGGGAGCGGCGACGTATTCTTCATGAGCTCGATTGCCGGGCTGGCCGCCTATCCGGCGAGCGCGGCTTATACGGCGGCCAAATTTGGGGTGACGGGACTGGCGAAAGCGTTGCGCGCCGAGACCAGGGACGCCGGGCTGCGCGTGTGCTGCGTGCATCCGGGCGCGACCTGGTCGCCATCGTGGTCGGGCAGCGGAGTGGCGCCGGAGCGGATCATGCCGACGGAGGATGTGGCGCAGGCGTTTTATGACGTTTACCGAATGTCGCGGCGCACGGTCGTGGAGGAGATCGTGCTGCGGCCGCGACTGGGCGATATCTGA
- a CDS encoding WecB/TagA/CpsF family glycosyltransferase, with protein MPAVSNPAVASTLPPRYNVLGVGVSALTLAQARDLVLRARGAQRLGYVCLCNVHSVGEARADPDFRRILNRSYLTTPDGMPLVWLAPHGVERVYGPDLLGAVCNAGRSVRLRHFFYGGRPGIATELAQRLAARYPGLEIAGTFTPPFRPLQPDEANALRAEIARTRPDVIWVGLSTPKQERFMAAHWQQLEAGLLIGVGAAFDFHAGRVRQAPRWIQRSGFEWLFRLCLEPRRLVGRYLKTNPIFLLRVALQKTGVKRYPLVD; from the coding sequence ATGCCCGCGGTTTCGAACCCGGCCGTCGCGTCGACTCTTCCCCCGCGCTACAACGTCTTGGGCGTCGGTGTCTCCGCGCTTACGCTGGCGCAAGCTCGCGACCTTGTGCTCCGCGCGCGTGGCGCGCAGCGACTCGGGTACGTTTGCTTGTGCAACGTGCACAGCGTCGGCGAAGCCCGCGCCGATCCGGATTTTCGTCGGATCCTCAACCGCTCCTATCTCACCACGCCGGACGGAATGCCGTTGGTCTGGCTCGCGCCGCACGGCGTAGAGCGCGTCTACGGTCCCGACCTGCTCGGCGCCGTCTGCAACGCCGGCCGCAGTGTCCGACTACGGCATTTCTTCTACGGCGGCCGGCCGGGCATCGCCACCGAGCTCGCGCAACGGCTCGCGGCGCGTTATCCCGGTCTGGAGATTGCCGGCACGTTCACACCGCCGTTTCGGCCATTGCAGCCTGACGAGGCGAACGCGCTGCGCGCCGAGATCGCCCGCACCCGGCCCGATGTGATCTGGGTGGGGCTGAGTACCCCGAAGCAGGAGCGGTTCATGGCGGCGCATTGGCAGCAGCTCGAGGCCGGCCTGCTCATCGGCGTCGGCGCCGCGTTCGACTTTCACGCCGGCCGCGTGCGTCAGGCGCCGCGCTGGATCCAGCGCAGCGGATTCGAGTGGCTGTTTCGTCTCTGCCTCGAGCCGCGTCGGCTGGTCGGTCGCTATCTCAAGACGAATCCCATTTTCCTGCTCCGTGTGGCGCTGCAAAAAACCGGAGTGAAGCGCTACCCGCTGGTCGACTGA
- a CDS encoding ATP-binding cassette domain-containing protein, whose translation MALVSLLDVSLSFGGAPLLDRVNLQIDRGERVCLVGRNGAGKSTLMKLIAGELQPDSGQVMRSAGAAFARLQQEVPAGLVGTVRAVVEGEGGAFEEHNDWERHDRVERLLASMGLPAEAAFGSLSAGQKRRVLLARGLVEQPQLLLLDEPTNHLDLASIEWLENYLLQWGGALLFVTHDRAFLRKLATRIIEIDRGQLIGWACDYDTFLVRKQAVLEAEEVQRAQFDKKLAQEEEWIRRGVKAQRSRAQNRIHALEKMRAERAARRERAGTARLTAQEADRSGFKVIECKDAGFRHAADARWIVRHLDVRIERGDKIGIVGPNGAGKTTLLRLLLGELAPQEGTIEQGTRLEIVYYDQLRAQLNEDLRVQDAVADGNTTVTINGRTRHVISYLEDFLFEPARSRTPVRALSGGERNRLLLARLFTKPCNVLVLDEPTNDLDAETLELLEDLLVEFGGTLLLVSHDRAFLNEVCTSLLVFEGEGDGRVTEYLGGYDDWQRERAAKAAVEEKRREAEKARTNSAPAEPQPVAKPRKLLNRERAELEALPGRIEALEAEQLQLTNQLADPTFFKRAGADVAKATARLQELEQEIAANYARWEELGG comes from the coding sequence ATGGCCCTGGTGAGTCTCCTCGATGTCAGCCTGAGCTTCGGCGGCGCGCCGTTGCTGGACCGCGTCAATCTGCAGATCGACCGCGGCGAACGCGTGTGTCTCGTCGGCCGCAACGGCGCGGGCAAGTCGACGCTGATGAAGCTGATCGCGGGTGAACTCCAGCCGGACAGCGGTCAGGTGATGCGCAGCGCGGGCGCGGCGTTTGCGCGGTTGCAGCAGGAGGTGCCCGCCGGGCTCGTGGGAACCGTGCGCGCGGTCGTGGAAGGCGAGGGCGGGGCGTTCGAAGAGCACAATGACTGGGAGCGGCACGATCGCGTGGAGCGGCTGCTGGCGAGCATGGGGCTGCCGGCAGAGGCGGCGTTCGGCTCGCTCTCGGCGGGACAAAAGCGTCGCGTGCTTCTGGCGCGGGGACTCGTGGAGCAGCCGCAGTTGCTGCTCCTCGACGAGCCGACGAATCACCTGGATCTTGCCTCGATCGAATGGCTCGAGAACTACCTGCTGCAATGGGGCGGCGCGCTGCTGTTCGTGACGCACGATCGCGCGTTCCTGCGGAAACTCGCGACGCGGATCATCGAGATCGACCGCGGCCAGCTCATCGGTTGGGCGTGCGACTACGACACGTTCCTTGTCCGCAAGCAGGCGGTACTCGAGGCGGAGGAGGTGCAGCGGGCGCAGTTCGACAAGAAACTCGCGCAGGAGGAGGAGTGGATCCGTCGCGGCGTGAAGGCGCAGCGTTCGCGCGCGCAGAACCGAATCCATGCGCTGGAGAAAATGCGGGCCGAGCGGGCGGCGCGACGTGAACGCGCAGGTACCGCAAGACTGACCGCGCAGGAAGCCGACCGCAGCGGGTTCAAGGTCATTGAATGCAAGGATGCGGGCTTCCGGCACGCCGCGGACGCGCGTTGGATCGTACGGCACCTCGACGTGCGGATCGAACGCGGCGACAAGATCGGCATCGTCGGACCCAACGGCGCGGGCAAGACGACACTGCTGCGGCTGCTGCTCGGCGAACTCGCGCCGCAGGAAGGCACGATCGAGCAAGGCACGCGGTTGGAGATCGTCTACTACGACCAGCTCCGCGCGCAGCTGAACGAGGACCTGCGCGTGCAGGACGCCGTCGCCGACGGGAACACTACGGTCACGATCAACGGCCGCACGCGGCACGTGATTTCGTATCTGGAGGATTTTCTTTTCGAGCCGGCACGGTCGCGCACCCCGGTGCGGGCGCTTTCCGGCGGCGAGCGGAACCGGCTGTTGCTGGCGCGGCTGTTCACGAAACCCTGCAACGTGCTCGTGCTCGATGAGCCGACCAACGATCTCGATGCCGAGACGCTGGAGTTGTTGGAGGATCTGCTGGTGGAGTTTGGCGGGACGCTGCTGCTGGTGAGCCACGATCGCGCGTTTCTCAACGAGGTGTGCACGAGCTTGCTGGTGTTCGAGGGCGAGGGCGACGGTCGCGTGACGGAATACCTCGGCGGCTACGACGACTGGCAGCGCGAGCGCGCGGCGAAAGCGGCGGTCGAGGAAAAGCGGCGCGAAGCCGAAAAGGCGCGGACAAACAGCGCGCCAGCTGAGCCGCAGCCGGTCGCCAAACCCCGGAAGCTGCTGAACCGCGAGCGCGCCGAGTTGGAAGCACTGCCGGGAAGGATCGAGGCGCTCGAGGCCGAGCAGCTGCAGCTGACTAACCAGCTGGCGGATCCGACGTTCTTCAAGCGGGCAGGGGCGGACGTGGCGAAAGCGACCGCGCGGTTGCAGGAACTCGAACAGGAGATCGCCGCGAATTACGCGCGTTGGGAAGAACTGGGCGGATAG
- a CDS encoding HAD family hydrolase: MIQALVFDFDGLIIDTETPLIDAYAAVHTRHGVPFDRAVFIRSVGHAEYAFDPWHGFSPHADRAALELERRTVKSDLLARQPVLPGAAELITAARSRNLRIGLASNSEHAWVEPHLRRIGLLPHFDFLACREDAASPKPEPDLYRLVLNRFGLRGDEAIAFEDSATGVLAAKRANLWAVAVPGPSTAHHDFSPADLRATSLAEFSLDHLLTRFAGQAASPRG; encoded by the coding sequence ATGATTCAAGCGCTCGTTTTCGATTTCGACGGCCTCATCATCGACACGGAAACTCCGTTGATCGACGCTTACGCGGCCGTGCACACCCGGCATGGGGTTCCGTTCGATCGCGCGGTGTTCATCCGCAGCGTCGGCCATGCGGAGTACGCCTTCGACCCGTGGCACGGCTTCAGCCCGCATGCCGATCGCGCCGCGCTCGAACTCGAGCGTCGCACGGTGAAATCCGATCTGCTCGCGCGCCAGCCGGTGCTGCCCGGAGCGGCTGAGCTGATCACTGCCGCCCGATCCCGCAACCTGCGCATCGGCCTCGCCTCGAACTCCGAACACGCGTGGGTCGAGCCGCACCTGCGGCGCATCGGGCTACTTCCGCATTTCGATTTTCTCGCCTGCCGCGAGGACGCAGCGTCGCCAAAACCCGAACCGGACCTCTACCGACTCGTGTTGAATCGGTTCGGACTTCGCGGCGACGAAGCCATCGCATTCGAAGATTCCGCCACCGGCGTGCTCGCCGCGAAGCGGGCCAATCTCTGGGCCGTCGCGGTGCCGGGGCCATCGACCGCCCATCACGATTTCTCGCCCGCGGACCTGCGCGCCACGTCGCTCGCCGAGTTCAGCCTCGACCACCTGCTCACGCGTTTTGCCGGGCAAGCGGCTTCGCCACGCGGGTAG